Sequence from the Saccharopolyspora pogona genome:
CCCGGTTCTCACCGGCGCAAGCGTTCACGAACCGATCGGAGCGCGGCCGGAGCCGGGTGCACCGGCGAAGGCCTGCGCGATCGTCAGCGACTGGCGCGCGGTGTCGCCGACGGCACTGATCGCCAGGTCGTCGCGGTGCCGGCGCTGCGCCACCAGCAGGCAGAAGTCCAACGCCGGGCCGCTGACCCGGTCGGCGGCGGCTTCCGGGCCCCAGGCCCTCGCCGCTTCCTCGCGCGCGGAGTTCGACGCGCAGCGGCCCGCCCAGGAGGGAAGATCGTTGGTGCTGAAGGAGAATCCGAAGGTTCGCACGTCCAGGTGTGCGACGTGGCGCAGCCGGGGTGGTGGGTTCGCGCGTGACGCCGAGGGCGCCGGCGACGTCCTGGCCGTGTGCCCAGGTCTCCGTGATCCGCGCGATGGCCATCGACGCGGGCTTCATCGGCGGCCGGTACCAGACCAGGCGACCGTTGGCCGGGGCGGCGGTGAGCGCGGCCAGCGGCCGGTCGCGTCCCGCGCGCCAGCGCGCGAGCAGCTTGCCGGGCTCGGTGCGGACGCCTTCGGCGGCTCCGGCGTCGACGCCGATGTCCTCGGATTCCCGGCGCTGCCGCCCACGAACTCGTCGGGATCGGTGATGGCGAGGTGCGACTTGCAATCTGGTAGGCGATGGTTCACCCGGCCGCCGGCGTGGGCGTCGCCCACCTCTCCGGGGCCAGCCCGGCGACCCATCGCGTCCAGGTCCGCGCTTTCCGCCCGTAGGTCATCCAGCAGTTCGGTGAGCATCCAGCACCTGTCCTCGTGAGCGGCGCATGGGGCGGCAGTGGTCTCACAGCAAGCCACCTGCGAGCGCTCTGGTCAGGCGGCGTGGAAAACCGGCACGGCCTCGCCGTCCTCGTGCCGTTCGAAGCCAACGCCGAGCGCGATCCCGTCGGCGAGGTCCTCGGGAGCGACGTCGAGGATCCGCGCATGCAGCCAGGGCCCTTCGGCGAGCTCGACGATGCCGGCGACGACGTGGCCGCCGCCGGGAACGGGCACCACGGTCCAGGTCACCAGTGTCGCGGCACCGCTCGCGGGTTCCCAGCTGAGCTCGGTGGAGCCGCAGGCCGGGCACTGCGGCACGTTGGGCGCGATGACCGGCGAGCACTGCGGGCAGCGCCGGACGAGCAGTTCGCCGCGGGCGCTGCCGTCGAAGAACGCGGCGGAGGCCTCGTTGCGGGCAACTGAGGTCATGGTTCCTCCCGGATTCAGCGATGATCTTTTCCATAAGCGGCGGTAGCCGCTTGCGGTGTGGGACTCAGCTTGCACCGGCGCGGGTTCTCAGGGGTTGTTTCGCGAGGACAGCCCCGACGTGGTGAATTGGCATTCATGATGTCGGGGATCCCACAGCGAGACGTCGCCCGAGGCGCCGCTACCCGCACCGCTACCCGCGTTCCACAGATAATCCCGCTGTGGCGGCACGGCTGGCGGCTGCGTCGCAGGTCAGCGCATTGAGGCCTGGGGGAAACGTCAGAAGTGCCTAGTGACACGATTCGCGCGGTCACATTCCGTGACCTGCGGAATCTTCTTGATCGCATAGGAGGTTGATCGCTAGGGTGGGTCGCTGTGTACGTGAAGCGCTCGACCCGGCGGACCCGTGATGGTCGGGTGATCGGCTACCTGCAGCTGGCTCACAACGAGTGGGACCCGATCGCGAAGGCGTCGAAGACGAAGGTGCTCTACTCCTTCGGTCGTGAAGACCAGCTCGACATCGCCGGGATCCGGCGGCTGGTGGTGGCACTGAGCCGGCTGCTGGAACCGGGTGATGCGTTGGCTGCGACGACCCCGGCGGGGCTGACGTTCACCGAGTCCCGTCCGCTGGGTGGTTCTTACGTGCTGGATGGGCTGTGGCGCCGGTTCGGGATCGATCAGGCGATGCGCACGATGCTGGCCGGCACACGGATGGACGGCCGTGTCGAGCGGATCCTGTTCGCACTGGTGGCGAACCGGGCGCTGGCTCCGTCCTCGAAGCTGGCCGCGACCCGGTGGATCGAGCATGACACCGTGATCGACGGGCTGGATTCCGTCGTTGACGAGGCCTGCTATCGGGCGATGGACTGGCTGATCGAGGTGGAGCCGGAGCTGTCCCGCGTCGTCTACGACAACGTCGCTGACTTGTTGAACCTTGAAGTGGATCTGCTGTTCTTCGACACGACGTCCACGTATTTCGAACTCGACGAACCTGACGAGCCGGTCGGCCGTGACGAGCGCGGTGGCCTGGCTGCCGACGGCCGGGACACCGCCAAACCCGCCGGGTTTCGGACCTACGGCAAGTCCAAGGACTCCCGCCCGGATCTGCCGCAGGTCGTCATAGGGATGGCGGTGACCCGCGACGGTATCCCTGTCAGATGTTGGTGCTGGCCCGGGAACACAGCCGATTCCGCCTTGATTCGTCAAGTCAAGGCGGACATGCGGGACTGGTCGCTGGGCCGCGTCGTGTGGGTCGCCGACCGTGGCTTCACCTCGACGGAGAACAGGAGATATTTGCGGCGGGCCGGCGGCCACTACATCCTCGGGGAGAAGCTGCGCGGGGACTCCGCCGAGGCGAAAGCCGCGCTCGCCCGGCAGGGCCGCTACAAGACGGTCGCCGACAACCTGCAAGTCAAGGAGGTCAACCTCGCCGACGCCGACGACAGGTTCGTGATCTGCTTCAACCCCGACGCCGCCGAACGCGACGCCACGATCCGGCAACGGATGCTCGCCCAACTCGACGAGGCGATCACCGGATCGGACAAGCTCGCCACCGACAAGCGCGCCGAACTACGCGGCATGATCTCCACCAAGCCCGGTCTCAAGCGCTACCTGCGTGTCACCCCCGGCGGGCTACTGCGCATCGACAAAAAAGCCATCGACCGTGAGGCCAATCTCGACGGCAAGTTCCTGCTGCGCTCCTCCGACCCGAAACTGTCCAGTGAGGACATCGCCCTGGGCTACAAGCAACTGCTGGAAGTCGAACGCGGCTGGCGCGACATGAAACAGATCATCGACCTGCGACCGGTCTACCACCGCCGCGAGGAACGCATCCGCGCCCACGTCTTGCTCTGCTGGCTGGCCCTGCTACTCATCCGCATCACCGAGACCACCACCGGGCAGACCTGGCCATCAATCCGTGACGAGCTGCAACGCCTGCACCTGGGCACCTTCACCGGCCCCGCCGGCACCTTCCGGCAACGCACCGAGATCACCCCACCCCAGCGCACGATCCTCACCGCCCTCAAACTCGACGAACCCCGCCGCGTCCACGAGGTCACCCCCACAACCCGCTGACCAGTACGAACACCGCCGCCTAGTGACACGCCCCGTCACCGGGCAAAAAGCCGTTTCCCCAGGCCAACCCACCAATTCGTGGACTAGTCAGCACGCTGATCTGTGGAACCCGGGCGCTACGCAAACCACTTTTGAAACACTCGTTAATCGGGGGAGTTCGGGCTGAGCACGACGGTGGAGTGGTGGGCCAGGATGCCGCCATTGCCGCTGACCAGGACCACGTCGTTGCGCGGTGCCTGCCGCTCTCCGCCGTGGCCGCGGGCCTGGATCACCGCCTCGGACAGCGGGGTCATGCCCCACATGTAATAGGCGGACAGCTGGCCGCCGCCGGTGTTGACCGGCAGGGTTCCGCCCGGCGCCAGCGCGCCGGAGGCGACGAACTCGCCGCCCTCGCCCTTGGCGCAGAAGCCGTAGTCCTCCAGCGTGATCAGCACCGTGAAGGTGTAGCAGTCGTACAGCTCGACGACGTCGACGTCGGAGATCGACAACCCGGCCATCTTCAATGCGGCCGGACCGGCCTGCGCCGCCCCGCTGACCAGGCCGAATTCGCTGCCGCGCGCGGCCGGGTAGTTGGGGTGGCACTGCGCGAAACCGAGCACGTTCACCGGCGGTTGCCGCAGGTCGGCGGCGCGGTCGGCGGAGGTGACCAGGACGGCGATGCCGCCGTTGCTGACCAGGCAGCAGTCCAGCAGCCGTAACGGGTCGGCGATCATCCGCGACGCCTGGTGGTCGGCGAGCGTGATCGGTTCCCGCAACTGCGCCAACGGGTTGCGCGCGGCCCACTCCCGCTGTGCCACGGCGATCGCGCCGAGCTGCTCGGAGGTGGTCCCGTAGGTGTTCATGTGCCGCCGGGCCGCCTGAGCGTACATGGCGTTCACGCTGGTCAGGCCGCTTGCGCCGAGCAGGCCTTCGAAGCCGGTCGGCGTGCGCCGCCCGGTGTAGGCGGCCGCGCTGCCCTTGTCGGGCTGGCGGGGCGCGTCGGCGAACACGCACACGACAGTGTCGGCCATGCGGGACTGCACGGCCATCGAGGCGTAGGCGAGCATCGAGCCGGCCGACGAGCCGAACGCCTGCATCTCGGTCAGCAGCCGCAGGCCGCGGACCTGGAGTTCCTGCTGCAGCGTCCAGATGTCGACGCCGCCGGACATCCCGGAGTTGGCGAGTATTCCGTCCACATCGGACAGCTCGAGCCCGGCGTCGGCGACGGCGGCGCGCACGGCGTCCGCGGCGAACTGCCCCGCGGTGCGGCCGTAGACCTTGCCCAGTTCGGTCATGCCTAGACCGGCGATCACCGGCTGGCGTCCTGCGGAGCCCGTCAACGCTGCCTCCTCTGCGCGGCACCGGAGATATTTCGGACCGATTCGGTCCAAAATCTCCCCACCATGGTGACGCGCCCGCCCCTCACCACGCAAGACACCGCACTGACCGCAATTTCAATGGAAATCGAAGCTCTGATTTCAATGGAAATTGCGGATCTTCGGCGTGCTGGGCCACGACACGCCGAAGGTTGTGGATAACTTCCGCAATTTCCATTGAAATTGCGGGTAGGTCACCTGGCGGTTGCCAGCGCGGGTGCCGGGGACTCGGCCGAAGCGAGCAGGCCTCGGCGGGCCAGTTCCGGGTGCACTCCTTCGCCGAACCAGTACGCCTCTTCCAGGTGCGGGTAGCCGGAGAGCACGAACTCCTCGATGCCCACCGCGTGGTACTCCTCGATCAGGTCCGCGACCTCGGCGTGGCTGCCGACGAACGCGGTGCCCGCGCCGCCGCGCAGCAGCCCGACACCCGCCCACAGCCCGGGGTGGATTTCCAGCTCCCGCGCGTCGCCGTGCAGCACACCGCGGTGCAGGGCGGCCATGTTTCGCTGGCCGGTGGATTCGGTGGTCGTGAACTTCGCCTGGGAGCGGGCCACATCGGCCGGATCCATCTGGTCGACGAACTTCTGCGCGGTGGCCCAGGCCTCGGCGCTGGTGTCCCGGGTGATGATGTGGGCGCGGATGCCGAACCGCAGGGCGCGGCCCTCGTCGGCGGCGAGCTCGCGCAGCCGTTGTACCTTCCGGGCCACCGCGTCCGGCGGCTCGCCCCAGGTCAGGTGCACGTCGGCGTGGCGCGCCGCCACCGGCAGGGCGGCGTCCGAGGAACCGCCGAAGTACAGCGGGGGCTGCGGGTCCGGCGCTTCGAACGCGGTGGCGCCGCGGAGCTGGTAGTGCTCGCCGTCGAAGTCGAGCGGCTCGCCGGTGAAGATGCCGCGCAGCGCGGCGAGGAACTCGTCGGTGCGCGCGTACCGCTGGTCGTGGTCCAGCCAGTCGCCGTAGCGCTGCTGCTCGACGGATTCGCCGCCGGTGACGATGTTGAGCAGCAGCCGACCACCGGAGACCCGCTGGTAGGTGGTGGCCAGCTGGGCTGCCAGCGTCGGGGTCAGCGAGCCGGGCCGGAACGCCACCAGGAACTTGATCCGCCGGGTGCGGGCCAGCAGCGCCGCCGTGGTGATCCAGGCGTCCTGGCACCAGGTTCCGGTGGGGGTGAGCATCCCGGTGAAACCGAGGTGCTCGGCGGCCTGCGCGACCTGCGCCAGGTAGTCGATGTCGGGCTGGCGCGGGGTGTCGGCCCCGGTCGGCGTGACGTGCGGCCTGTCCACAATGGACCTGCCGTCGCCGTGGGTGGGCAAGAACCAGTGCGTGGTGACGCTCATGCGGTGTTCTCCCGGATTCCTCGGAGTCTGCTTGTCGTTGTGCGAAGCGGCGACAGTCGTGTCAGACGGCGGCGAGCTGGGGCGCGAATCGGGTGTCGACGAACTCGGCGAACTCGAACCGGCGGGGAATCTCCTTGGCTGCCACGAACGCGTCCGCGAGTTCCTGCTCCGAGCGGATCACTGCGTCGTCCAGCGGCACCGGCAGGTCCGGCCCCAGGCCGGTGGCCCGCCGGGTCACCTCGATCGGCAGCCCGGTGTCCGCCGACCAGGCCTGCGCGCGCTGCTCCCGGTTGCCGTCGGCGAAGCGCTGCGCCTTGGCCAGCCGCACCAGGTAGTCGGCGATGGCGGTGCTGCGGCCCGCGTCGGCCAGCGCGGCGGTTCCCGCGACCTGGAAGCTCAGGCCGTTGGCGGTGCCCTGGCCGTCGGCGATCACCCGGGCGCCCGATTCCAGCTGGATCTGCGAGAAGTACGGGTCCCAGATCGCCCACGCGTCCACGGAGCCCTGCCTGAATGCGCCGAGCGCGTCGGAGGGCTGCAGAAACACCAGCTCGACGTCGTCGACCGTGAGCCCGGCCGCGCGCAACGTCAACAGGATCTGGCCGTGTGCCGAACTTCCCTTGGCGACCGCGATCTTGCGGCCCCGGAGCTGGTCGCGGCCCTGCAGCGGCGAGTTCGGCAGCACCACCAGGGCATCGCTGGCGACGTTGCCCTTCGAGGTAGCGATGATCTTGATCTTCGCCCCGGCCGCGGCGGCGAACAGCGGTGGCGTGTTGCCGACCCCGCCGAGGTCGATCGCGTCCGCCGACACCGCTTCCAGCAGCGGCGGACCGGACGGGAAGGTCGCCCACTGCACCGTGTACGGGAAGTCGTCCAGACCGGCCGACCGCAGCAGGGAACGGGAATTGCCCTTCTGGTCGCCGACGCGCAGGGTCACCTGCGCCAGTCGTCCGGCGTCGACGGGCGCGGGCACCGGCGCCTGGGCCGGGTCGTCCCGGCCGCTCGCGCAGGCGCTGAGCAGTCCGGCGGAGGCGGTGGAAAGGGCAAGGGCAGCAAGGAAATCACGACGACGCACGGTCGATTGCTCCATCGTTGCGGGAAACGGCGCGCGGGCAGGAGAGAACAGCCCCGGAACTGCGGGGTTTGCGAGGATTCAGCGCGAGGAACTCAGCGGGGACGACAGGCGGCGCTGGCTTGCCGTCGCAGATCGACGTGCAGGCGCCAGGTCAACACGATGCGTCCGGACACGAGCACGATGCTGTCAGCCGCGCGCGGGGAAGGTCAACGACGGCTCGGTGGCTCCCACGCTTCGAGAAATCCGGGTTTCAATCCTGGAACGATGCGAAGTAGGCGGCGGCCATGTCCTCGTCGCCATGACCGGCCGCCTTCGCCCGCCGGAACCGCTCCCGCACCGCGTCGGCGAGGTCGAGCCGCACCGAATCTCCCGCGGCCTCGGCGACCAGCTCCGCGTCTTTGCCCGCGGTGCGCAACGCGAACGACGGCGTGAAGTCGCCGTTGATGATGGCTGATCCCTTGACCTGCGCGTATGCCGAATCCGTCGCTGTTCCGCCGATCGTGGACAGGAAGTCCGCGGGGTCCACGCCCAGCGCACCGGCCAGCGCCATCGCCTCGCCCACCGCGTTCGTGAGCGTCAGGATCCAGTTGTTGACGACGAGTTTCAGCCGTGTTGCGGCCGCGGCCGCGGCGTCCTCACCGAGCCAGAGGGTGCGTTGCCCGATGGCGTCGAACAGCGGTTGCACGCGGTCGCGCACCTCGGTCGGCCCTGCGGCCAGCACGACGAGTTCGCCGCGCTCCGCCGGGAGTTTCGTGCCCACCACGGGCGCGTCGACCAGCGTCACCCCGCCTGCGGCGGCATTTGCTTCCGCCAGACCTGCCAGTCCGATCGTGCCCATCTGCACCCACACCGCGCCCGGCGCCAGTTCGGGGACTGCCGCCTCGCCCGCCGCGACCGTGGAGGGCGCGTCCAACAACATCGTGATCAGCACGTCAGCGCCCTGGGCGGCCTCCGCCGGCGTCTCCGCGACGGTTGCGCCATCGGCCGACAGCGATGCCGCCTTGGCGCGCGTGCGGTTCCAGACCCGGACCGGGAAACCGGCTCCCAGCAGGGTGCGCGCCATCGGGGCGCCCATCGTGCCGGTGCCCAGGAACGCCACAGACGTCATCGAATTCTCCTACCGCCGGAGGTGAACTCATGGTGATTGTGCTACCGCTCGCCGGTTCGTGCCGCACAACTTCTAACAGCCGGAAACGGAAACCCTTCAGCTGGCTACTGTGGACAGTGATCGGCGTGCGGGCCCGCACCAGGTGCGGTGTCCTGGGGGCAGGCGCGAAACAATCCTGGGCAGGACCGGCATGACCGTGTCCCGGATCGCCTTCGGCACCTGGCAGCTCTGCGGGATTGGGGGTTCTTCGACGAGCGCGCCGCCATCGAAGCGATCCGGCGCGCGAGCTCGGCGTCAACTTGTTCGACACCGCGCAGCCTACGGGCTCGGGCGGGTCCGAGGAGGTGCTCGGAACCGCGCTTCGAGACGAGCTGACCAGGGACCGCGACAGCCTGATGATATCGACGAAGGGCGGTATCGATCCCGGCGGCGGCCGACCGCGCGATGCCGGGCGGGCGTGGCTGCGCAAGGGCATCGAGGAGAGCCTGCGGGCGCTGCGGCTCGACCACGTCGACCTCTACCAGGTGCACTGGCCAGACCCCCGCACGCCGGCCGAGGAAACCGCCGGTGCGCTGCAGGAACTGGTCGACGAGGGCAAGATCCGGCACGTCGGGGTGTCCAACTACGACGCCCAGCAGCTGGCCGAGTCCGACCGATTTCGGCCGGTCGAGACCCTGCAGCCGCCCTACCACCTGTTCCGGCGGAGATCGGGCGGGAGATCCTGCCCTATGTCCGCGAGCACGACATCGGGGTGCTCGCCTACAGCCCGCCGGCCCGGGCTGCGCACCGGGCGGCTGACCCGTCGACGCCGTTCGAGCCGGACGACTGGCGGTCGCAATCCTCGGCGTTCCGGGGCGAACCGTTGCGCCGCAACCTCGCCGTCGTCGACCGCCTCGCGGAGCTCGCCGCGACGAAGGGCATGCCGGTCGGCCGGCTGGCCATCGCGTGGGTGCTGGCCCAGCCGGGAGTGCACGTGGCGATCGTCGGTGCGCGCAGCGCACGCCACATCGAGGACAGCCTCGCCGCGGCAGACGCCGAACTATCCGCCGAGGACCTGGCGGAGATCGACCGGATCGTCGCCGACGGCGTGTCGATGGCAGAAGCCGACCCGGCAGGCGTGGCCTGACCGGGACCTTGCGTTTCCGGGCTCATTCCAGGCGGATTTGCCAGTTTCGGGAGAGGAACACGATCGCGGCCAACGCCCCGGCGGACAACACGCCACCGCCTTCGCCTAGGAACAGGCACACCACTGCGATGACCGCGGCGAACACGACCAGCGCCATCCGCGGCGACATCAGCGCCCACAGCCGCCGCCACGCGCTGGTCTCGGTCAACCGGCGGGCCAGTTTGGGATCATCGCCGATGAGCTGCTGCTCGATCTCCCGCAGGCGGCGCCGCTCATCCCTCGGAAGCATGCCCCACCTCCAACGGCTCATCCGTCAGTTGAGCAAGTATCGCAACGATGGCTTCCGCTGTGAAGGGACCATCGGCACGTGTGACGGGCGGCGCGGTTAGCCTGTGTCCGCAGTCGTCGTGGCAGGGGAGTTTCCGATGGAGATCTGGGTCAATCCGGCGTGTTCGAAGTGCCGTTCGGCGGTGTCACTGCTGGACGAGGCGGGAGTGGACTACACCGTGCGCCGGTACCTGGACGAGCCGCCGACGGCTGCGGAGCTGGCCGAGGTGCTGGAACGGCTCGGGCTGGAGCCGTGGGACATCGCCAGGACGGCCGAGCCGGTGGCGAAGGCGCTCGGCCTGAAGACCTGGGCGCGGGAGCCGTCGACCCGGGACCAGTGGATCGAGGCGCTGGTGGCGAACCCGACGCTCATCCAGCGCCCGATCATCACGGCCGACGACGGCACCACGGTCGTCGCCCGGACCCCGGAAGCCGTGCAGTCGGTGCTGCCCTGAGCGTCCTGGCGCTGCCGCAAACTGTCCAACTCGCGGGGCATTCGGTCGGTTCTCGCTACGGCCAGCCGTGGGGGAGCGGGCTCATGCCGGTGACCGGGCCGCGCCAGGCGTAGACCCAGCACGGCTCGCCGTCGAGTTCGATCCGGCGGCGCTCGTACTCCGGTCCTTCGTACTCGTCGAGCACCGGCCAGGCGCGTTCCGGATCGTGCAGCCGGAAGACCTGTGCGGGCACACGGGAATCCTCGCCGAGTTTCAGCGCGGGATAGCCGTTGGCGGTGTCGTACAGCGCGCCGGGCAACCACGTCGGCACCGCCGGTCCGACGACCAGCGGTGCCAACAACTGCCAAGCGGTCGCGCCGTGTTGGAGCGTGCCGTAGACGGCGATGCGATCGGACACGCCCGCCATGATGCGCCGATCGTCCCCGCGACGCGACGGTGCTTCCCTTCTTCCGCAAGGAAAACGGGGCGGGCGCTTGTCGCGTCCGCCCCGTCGCGGTGCCGGATCAGGCCGCCGTCGCGGCCGGTTCGCCGACCTGGAAGGTCAGCTCGCCGCCCGCCGCGGACACCCGCAGCTCGGCTCCCTCGGGCAGTTCGCCGTCCAGGAGCAGGTCGCTGATCCGGTCGCCGACCTCCCGCTCGATCGCCCGCCGCAGCGGCCGGGCCCCGAACTCGGGCCGGTAGCCGCGCTCGGCGATCCAGGCCACCGCCGCCGCGTCGAACTCGACGCCGATGCCCATCGCCTGCAGCCGGCGCACGGTCTGCTCCAGCAGCATCCGGGTGATCGTGTGCAGCTGCTCGCCGTCGAGCCGCTTGAAGACCACGATCTCGTTGATGCGGTTGAGGAATTCCGGCCGGAAGGCCTCGCGCAGCCGCGGCATGATCCGCTCGTCGAGCGCCGGGTCGGCGTCCGAAGCGGTGAAGCCGATCTTCCCGCCGGCGCTGGAGACGACCTCCGAGCCGAGGTTGCTCGTCATGATCAGCACCGTGTTGGTGAAGTCGACGGTGCGGCCCTGGCCATCGGTCAACCGGCCGTCGTCGAGCACCTGCAGCAGCGTGTTGAACACGTCCGGGTGTGCCTTCTCGACCTCGTCCAGCAGGATCACCGAGTACGGGTGCCGCCGCACGGCCTCGGTCAGCTCACCGGCCTCGCCGTGCCCGACGTAGCCGGGCGGCGCGCCGACGAGCCGGCTGGCGGTGTGCCGCTCCTGGAACTCGCTCATGTCCAGCCGGACCATCCGCTGCTCGTCGCCGAACAGCGACTCGGCCAGCGCCTTGGCCAGCTCGGTCTTGCCGACGCCGGTAGGGCCGAGGAACAGGAAGCTGCCGACCGGCCGATCGGGGTCGCCCAGCCCGCTGCGCGAGCGCCGCACCGCGCGGGCCAGCGCCCGCACCGCGTCGTCCTGGCCGACCACGCGCCGGTGCAGTTCCTGCTCCAGCCCTTGCAGCCGGACCTTCTCGGCGGCGGTCAGGCGGTTGACCGGCACCCCGGTCGCCCGCGCGACGACCTCGGCGATGTCCTCGGCGGTCACCTCCAGGACCCCCGCCTCGCCGGCTCCGCCGAGCTCGCCCTGCGCCTCGTTGATCTCGTCGCGCAGCGCGGAAGCCCGCTCGTAGTCCTCCGCGGCGACCGCCGCGTCCTTCTCCTGCTCCAGCCGCTCGATCCGGCTGCGCAGCTCGGCGCCGTCCGGCGCCACCGCCGACAGCCGCTTGCGCGCACCGGCCTGGTCGATCAGGTCGATCGCCTTGTCCGGCAGGAACCGGTCGTTGATGTACTGGTCGGACAACTGCGCCGCGGCCTGCACCGCGTCGTCGGTGTAGCGGACCTGGTGGTGCGCCTCGTAGTGCTCGCGCAGGCCCTGCAGGATCGAGACGGTGTCCGGCACGCTCGGCTCGGGCACCTGGACCGGCTGGAAGCGGCGCTCCAGGGCCGGGTCCTTCTCGATGTGCTTGCGGTACTCGTCCAGCGTCGTCGCGCCGACCACGTGCAGCTCGCCGCGGGCGAGTCGGGGCTTGAGCATGTTGCCCGCGTCCATCGCGCCTTCGGCGCCGCCGGCACCGACGACGGTGTGCAGTTCGTCGATGAACACGATCAGCTCACCGCTGTGCTCCGAGATCTCGTCGATGACCTTGGTCATCCGCTCCTCGAAGTCGCCGCGGTACCGGGTGCCGGCCAGCATCCCGGACAGGTCCAGCTGGATCACGCGCTTGCCGGAGAGCACCCGAGGCACCTCGCCGGCTGCGATGCGCTGGGCCAGGCCCTCGACGATCGCGGTCTTGCCGACGCCTGCCTCGCCGATGAGCACCGGGTTGTTCTTGGTGCGCCGGGACAGGATCTCGACGGTCTGCTCGATCTCGTCGGCGCGACCGATCACCGGGTCCAGCTCGCCGTCGCGGGCGCGGGCGGTGAGGTCCCGGCCGTACTGGTTGAGCGTGGGGGTGCTGC
This genomic interval carries:
- a CDS encoding LLM class flavin-dependent oxidoreductase; translation: MSVTTHWFLPTHGDGRSIVDRPHVTPTGADTPRQPDIDYLAQVAQAAEHLGFTGMLTPTGTWCQDAWITTAALLARTRRIKFLVAFRPGSLTPTLAAQLATTYQRVSGGRLLLNIVTGGESVEQQRYGDWLDHDQRYARTDEFLAALRGIFTGEPLDFDGEHYQLRGATAFEAPDPQPPLYFGGSSDAALPVAARHADVHLTWGEPPDAVARKVQRLRELAADEGRALRFGIRAHIITRDTSAEAWATAQKFVDQMDPADVARSQAKFTTTESTGQRNMAALHRGVLHGDARELEIHPGLWAGVGLLRGGAGTAFVGSHAEVADLIEEYHAVGIEEFVLSGYPHLEEAYWFGEGVHPELARRGLLASAESPAPALATAR
- a CDS encoding DUF3040 domain-containing protein, whose protein sequence is MLPRDERRRLREIEQQLIGDDPKLARRLTETSAWRRLWALMSPRMALVVFAAVIAVVCLFLGEGGGVLSAGALAAIVFLSRNWQIRLE
- a CDS encoding IS1634 family transposase encodes the protein MYVKRSTRRTRDGRVIGYLQLAHNEWDPIAKASKTKVLYSFGREDQLDIAGIRRLVVALSRLLEPGDALAATTPAGLTFTESRPLGGSYVLDGLWRRFGIDQAMRTMLAGTRMDGRVERILFALVANRALAPSSKLAATRWIEHDTVIDGLDSVVDEACYRAMDWLIEVEPELSRVVYDNVADLLNLEVDLLFFDTTSTYFELDEPDEPVGRDERGGLAADGRDTAKPAGFRTYGKSKDSRPDLPQVVIGMAVTRDGIPVRCWCWPGNTADSALIRQVKADMRDWSLGRVVWVADRGFTSTENRRYLRRAGGHYILGEKLRGDSAEAKAALARQGRYKTVADNLQVKEVNLADADDRFVICFNPDAAERDATIRQRMLAQLDEAITGSDKLATDKRAELRGMISTKPGLKRYLRVTPGGLLRIDKKAIDREANLDGKFLLRSSDPKLSSEDIALGYKQLLEVERGWRDMKQIIDLRPVYHRREERIRAHVLLCWLALLLIRITETTTGQTWPSIRDELQRLHLGTFTGPAGTFRQRTEITPPQRTILTALKLDEPRRVHEVTPTTR
- a CDS encoding arsenate reductase family protein translates to MEIWVNPACSKCRSAVSLLDEAGVDYTVRRYLDEPPTAAELAEVLERLGLEPWDIARTAEPVAKALGLKTWAREPSTRDQWIEALVANPTLIQRPIITADDGTTVVARTPEAVQSVLP
- a CDS encoding thiolase family protein; translation: MTGSAGRQPVIAGLGMTELGKVYGRTAGQFAADAVRAAVADAGLELSDVDGILANSGMSGGVDIWTLQQELQVRGLRLLTEMQAFGSSAGSMLAYASMAVQSRMADTVVCVFADAPRQPDKGSAAAYTGRRTPTGFEGLLGASGLTSVNAMYAQAARRHMNTYGTTSEQLGAIAVAQREWAARNPLAQLREPITLADHQASRMIADPLRLLDCCLVSNGGIAVLVTSADRAADLRQPPVNVLGFAQCHPNYPAARGSEFGLVSGAAQAGPAALKMAGLSISDVDVVELYDCYTFTVLITLEDYGFCAKGEGGEFVASGALAPGGTLPVNTGGGQLSAYYMWGMTPLSEAVIQARGHGGERQAPRNDVVLVSGNGGILAHHSTVVLSPNSPD
- a CDS encoding putative leader peptide translates to MLVSGRIVLTWRLHVDLRRQASAACRPR
- a CDS encoding gamma-glutamylcyclotransferase family protein; translated protein: MAGVSDRIAVYGTLQHGATAWQLLAPLVVGPAVPTWLPGALYDTANGYPALKLGEDSRVPAQVFRLHDPERAWPVLDEYEGPEYERRRIELDGEPCWVYAWRGPVTGMSPLPHGWP
- a CDS encoding NAD(P)-dependent oxidoreductase; translated protein: MTSVAFLGTGTMGAPMARTLLGAGFPVRVWNRTRAKAASLSADGATVAETPAEAAQGADVLITMLLDAPSTVAAGEAAVPELAPGAVWVQMGTIGLAGLAEANAAAGGVTLVDAPVVGTKLPAERGELVVLAAGPTEVRDRVQPLFDAIGQRTLWLGEDAAAAAATRLKLVVNNWILTLTNAVGEAMALAGALGVDPADFLSTIGGTATDSAYAQVKGSAIINGDFTPSFALRTAGKDAELVAEAAGDSVRLDLADAVRERFRRAKAAGHGDEDMAAAYFASFQD
- a CDS encoding Zn-ribbon domain-containing OB-fold protein — encoded protein: MTSVARNEASAAFFDGSARGELLVRRCPQCSPVIAPNVPQCPACGSTELSWEPASGAATLVTWTVVPVPGGGHVVAGIVELAEGPWLHARILDVAPEDLADGIALGVGFERHEDGEAVPVFHAA
- a CDS encoding ABC transporter substrate-binding protein — encoded protein: MRRRDFLAALALSTASAGLLSACASGRDDPAQAPVPAPVDAGRLAQVTLRVGDQKGNSRSLLRSAGLDDFPYTVQWATFPSGPPLLEAVSADAIDLGGVGNTPPLFAAAAGAKIKIIATSKGNVASDALVVLPNSPLQGRDQLRGRKIAVAKGSSAHGQILLTLRAAGLTVDDVELVFLQPSDALGAFRQGSVDAWAIWDPYFSQIQLESGARVIADGQGTANGLSFQVAGTAALADAGRSTAIADYLVRLAKAQRFADGNREQRAQAWSADTGLPIEVTRRATGLGPDLPVPLDDAVIRSEQELADAFVAAKEIPRRFEFAEFVDTRFAPQLAAV